The genomic window GCTGCGCCTGTGGACGCAGTGGCGCCGTGCCGCCGTGCTGGACCAGTGGCTCACCCTGCCCATCTTTGCATGGCCCGTGGCCTGGTGCCTCTACCTAGACCGCGGCTGGCGGCCCTGGCTGTTCCTCTCTCTTGAGTGCGTCTCCCTGGCCAGTTATGGTCTTGCTCTGCTGCATCCCCAGGGCTTTGAGGTTGCACTGGGTACTCACGTGGTGGCCGCTGTGGGGCAGGCGCTGCGCACCCACAGGCACTATGGCAGCACCACCTCGGCCACCTACTTAGCTTTGGGGGTGCTCTCTTGCCTGGGCTTTGTGGTCCTCAAGCTGTGTGACCATCAGCTCGCACGGTGGCGTCTCTTCCAGTGCCTCACAGGCCACTTCTGGTCCAAGGTCTGTGACGTGCTCCAGTTCCACTTTGCGTTTTTGTTTCTGACGCATTTCAACACTCATCCAAGATTCCATCCCTCTGGCGGGAAGACGCATTAAACTGTGGGAAGAACCTGCTGAAAACCGATGACCCCCAGCATTGAAACGGACTCTGAGATGGCAGCGTGGTGCCAGTGTCAGGCATCCTGCGTGTGATGATATGCACTGACCACACAAGACTGCCCTTTCCTGAGGAGCTGCGGGCTTCGGTGTGGAGGGGTGGAGTGCTGTGATCTCGACAACTTACTTTCAAAGACATAAAGCACAGATCTCGACACAGGGGATGTGGGTGTTCCTGATGTAATTCGCATAACTTTTCTGTAGtttgaaatgtttccaaataaatattGGCAAGGGGAGTGGAAATGACGCCAAGAAGCCCCTCATGCGCATGGTTGGACAGAGAGCGACCGTCTGGGGTATCTTTGGGGTGTCAGCTGTGGGTGTGGACTGGCAGCAGTGAGGCAGGCCAGTCAGTTGGGTACCAGCGAGTGTCCTTGGAGGCGGCTGGATTCAGGGAGACTGAGTCACACTAAATACGTGCCCAGCAGACTGATGGGGAAATCACTTAATCACCCCCGTGACATCTGTGACTGTTAACTGTAGGCAGGTCACGTGAGAGCCACATCACCTCAGATCATCTGTGGAACCAGGCAGGGTGCgtccagatgaggaaacacacAAATGTCAAAAGTTGAACTCTCAACAGAAAGTTGCTTTGTGGGTCTCCCCTCGGAGCCGGGGTGGGCTTAGATGCCCTTAGTGGCTACAGTCTGAGCAGTCCCCACGTGCCCGTCACCCAGGTCCTTGTGAACCAATCTGCTGACAGTATCGCCAGGCACGGTGCTGGAGGTGGCGCGTGCTTCTCACGTAGGCAACAGTTTTTGAGCCCCCAAGTCCAAGGCCCAGACTCTGTGGTTTGTGGTCAGCATGCTGGGTCATCCTTGGCCGCAGCCAGAGAGGCACTGAGGACTCCATGCCACCCTCTCTACTCCCGGGGCAGTCCTTCTTCCTGCCAGTCACTATGTTACTTAGAGGCCTGCCTCACCTCCTTTCATCTGAAGGCATCTGGTCTGTAAAGGAGactttcttttttcgagacagtcttgctctgttgcccaggctggagtgcaatggtgtgatctcggctcactgcaacctctgcctcccgggttcaagcgattctcctgcctcggctgcctgagtagctgggattacaggcacccgccaccacgcccggctaatttttgtatttttagtagagacggggtttcatcatgttggccaggctagtctctaactcctgacctcaggtgatccaccctcttcggcctcccagtgctgggattacaggcgtgagcccccgtgcccggccTGTAAAGGGGACTCCTGAAGACAGCTAATGTCATTTAACTCAGGGGCTCTTCATCCCAGACTCCATAGTCTTGTCCCTGGAGCCTTAAGTACTGAGGAGGGTCTGCTTTAAGCCCACAAATTAAATGGCGAAGTGATCAGCTCCAAAGGtgagggcagaggagagaggatgCCCTGTGCCTGCCAAATGGCATCTCAGCATGGGCCACCCATGTGCACCTGCTCAGTGCCCTCGAGGTTGGCATTCGGCCCATGACTGTGATGACTGAGATGTTTCTGGAACTGGGCACCTGGGCTGGACGTTCTGTCCTGGCTGGCTGAGCACATCGCCACCAGGTGAGGACCTGGGGCAAATGGCAGGGCCTGACCCAGGGCTTGGGGCCGGGGGGTGGGGCACGTGGTTGGCAGGGGAGAACAAGGACAGCACCTGCTTGGGAAACAGCCTGGTTCCATTTGAGGTCGTCTCGAAAGCACCACATGCCCTAGACGAGGGAAGAGGCCGCACACATCACCAGAGAGGCCACCCTTACTTCACAGAGGCTGGAGGGAAGGCGAAAAGAAGGCGGGCTTCCATGTGGGCTTCCGTGCGGGCTCAGAGACAGGGTGGGGGCAGGCTCTTTATCCAGCAGTGCGGGGACCCCCTTTTGTGATTTCTCTGTGAGTAGCTGGTTCCCTCATTGACAGAGGGCTGCTGGGACTTCATGCCACACTTCGCAGCTACAAGCACTCATCATgactttactttttcttcctaCCAATACCTGTGCAATAAACAGCCCTGCGAGCCTCCTGGGTCAGGCGGGGTCCCACGGGAAACAGGTGGTGTGCCTAGATTGGGGTGATTCAGGGCGGTTTCGTGGAACCCCTGGAAGAGTGGACCCCACCCAAAGGAGAGGCTTATGTGGAGGGGACACCTCCAGAGGGGCAGGGACTGCAGGAAGCCTGGCTCCACTCTCCCCTCTCCTGCCAGAGTTGCCAGATTATACGCCAGGCGATGAACAATGGTTTTGCACAAGCATGTCTCAAATGTTGCACAAGACATTTCTCCTACTGAAAAAGTATGTTTCcctgaaattcagatttcactGGGCGTTCTGATTGTTATTTGCTAAATCCAACAACCATGTCCTGAGCCAACGCAAGCAAAGCCAGAAGACCCGGAACCTGCGCAAGGCAGAGCAGGTGGCAAAGAAGGCTCCAGGCTGGCCCCGGCCTGGAACCTGCACTCCCCAGGCCCTTTTTGAAATTAGTGTTTCTCCAAATG from Nomascus leucogenys isolate Asia chromosome X, Asia_NLE_v1, whole genome shotgun sequence includes these protein-coding regions:
- the TMEM187 gene encoding transmembrane protein 187, with the translated sequence MNPEWGQAFVHVAVAGSLCAVAVFTGVFDSVSVQVGYEQYAEAPVAGLPAFLAMPFNSLVNVAYTLLGLFWLHRGGAVGLGPRYLKDVFAAMALLYGPVQWLRLWTQWRRAAVLDQWLTLPIFAWPVAWCLYLDRGWRPWLFLSLECVSLASYGLALLHPQGFEVALGTHVVAAVGQALRTHRHYGSTTSATYLALGVLSCLGFVVLKLCDHQLARWRLFQCLTGHFWSKVCDVLQFHFAFLFLTHFNTHPRFHPSGGKTH